A genomic window from Lycium barbarum isolate Lr01 chromosome 4, ASM1917538v2, whole genome shotgun sequence includes:
- the LOC132638758 gene encoding uncharacterized protein LOC132638758 — protein sequence MSREGDWMCAACQHLNFKKRDACQRCSCPKYATPADVAMYGLNKAEVLAGDWYCSAMNCGSHNYASRTSCYRCGALKSDYYGTGAGYGYDASALPGWKSGDWICSRTGCGMHNYASRAECHKCKTPKDF from the exons ATGAGCAGGGAAGGAGATTGGATGTGTGCTGCATGTCAGCACCTAAATTTTAAGAAACGGGATGCATGCCAACGGTGTAGCTGCCCTAAATATGCAACACCAGCAGATGTTGCCATGTATGGACTAAACAAAGCAGAAGTCTTAGCTGGAGACTGGTATTGCAGTGCCATGAACTGTGGTTCTCACAACTACGCAAGCAGGACAAGCTGCTATCGATGTGGTGCCCTAAAAAGTGATTATTATGGTACCGGGGCAGGCTATGGATATGATGCAAGTGCTCTTCCTGGTTGGAAGAGTGGTGATTGGATTTGCAGCAG AACAGGATGTGGTATGCACAACTATGCTAGTAGAGCAGAATGTCATAAATGCAAGACACCTAAGGATTTCT GA